TGACCTTCCTCTGCAAGTGAGTGTAGTGTTGCTACAACCACATTCTCAGCGTCGATTTCGAAGTGACGCCTGAGTGATTCACGAGTTTCACTTCGCCCGAATCCATCGGTTCCCAGCACACAGTAATATCCCGGAATTCCTTCGCGTATCTGGTCTGCCACCAACTTAATATTATCACTTGATGCAATGAATGGTCCTGCAACACCATCAAAAATTGTTTCCAGATAGGATTTCTGTTGGTCAGATTCAGGATTCAGACGATTAAAGCGTTCGACGTCTTTCAAGTCTCTAGCCAATTGTGTGTAGCTGGTCACACTCCAAACATCTGTGGCGATTCCATATTTCTCTGCAAGAATCTCTTGCGCACGCAACACTTCTCTCAGGATCGGGCCACTACCAAATAATTGGGGACGCATGGCGACAGAAGGTTTTTCCACATCTTGACTACGAAACTTATAGAGACCTTTGATGATTCCATCAGCGACATCGTCGCCTTCTGGCATTGGTTCCATCTCATAATTTTCGTTATACACAGAGAGATAATAGAAGATTTCTTCTCCCTCTTGGTACATGCGACGCAATCCTTCCTGGATGATCACTGCTAACTCATAAGCATAGGCAGGATCATAAGCATGTAGTGTGGGGACCGTTGTTGCCATGAGGTGGCTATGTCCATCCTGATGCTGTAGTCCTTCCCCATTCAGCGTTGTTCTACCTGATGTACCTCCCAGCAGGAATCCTTTAGTCCGCGAATCAGCGGCGGCCCAAACAAGATCGCCAACGCGTTGGAACCCGAACATTGAGTAGTAGATGTAGAAGGGGATCATATTGACGCCTTGATTGGCGTAGGCAGTTCCAGCTGCAATAAAGGAGGAAATCGCGCCTGCTTCATTGATACCTTCTTCTAAAATCTGACCATCCTTGGCTTCTTTGTAATACATTAACTGATCACGGTCGACAGGTTCATACAACTGGCCCTGACTGGCATAAATACCACATTGTTTGAAGAGGCCTTCCATACCGAATGTTCGTGCCTCATCAGGAATAATGGGAACAATGCGCTTTCCAATCACTTTGTCACGCAGCAAATTCCCAAGCAGAATTCCGAAGGCACCAGTGGTTGATCCTGTTTTGCCGGCCATACTTGTCATAAATCGATCAAGTGATTCCAGAGTCGGCGTTTCCATACGCTCTTCCGTCGGCGTTCGTTGTGGTAAATATCCTCCCAATTCTTCTCTACGTTTTTGCAGGTATTCCATTTCTGGGCTGCTATCTTCAGGTCGATAGAAGGGAGTGTTTTTGACATCTTCATCGCGGATGGGGATTCCAAATCGTGAGCGAAAATCTCTTAATTCGTCTTCATTTGCTTTTTTCACATTATGAGCGACATTGCGTCCTTCGCCGGCTTCACCGAGCCCATAACCTTTAATTGTTTTTGCCAGAATGACTGTCGGAGAATCTGTATGATTTACAGCTGCGTTATAGGCGGCATAAACTTTTTCGGGATCGTGACCACCACGATTCATACGTTTGATTTGGTCATCAGATAGATGTTCCGCCATTTTGGATAATTCTGGATTCTCTCCAAAAAAATGTTCGCGAATGTAAGAACCAGATTCAACCACATATTTCTGATATTGTCCATCAACAACTTCGCCCATTCGCTTAACAAGATGGCCATCGTCGTCTTCAGCAAGAAGATGGTCCCAGTCACTGCCCCAAACCACTTTAATACAGTTCCAGCCTGCACCTCGAAATGCAGCTTCCAATTCCTGGATAATCTTACCATTACCACGTACAGGACCATCCAAACGTTGCAAGTTACAATTGATAACGAAGATCAGGTTGTCCAGATGCTCGCGAGATGCCAGAGTAATTGCTCCTAAGGTCTCGGGCTCATCAGTTTCTCCATCGCCTACGAAACACCAGACTTTGGATTTTGAGGTATCCATGATTCCTCGGTTGTGAAGGTATCGTAAAAAACGTGCATGATAAATTGACATGATTGGGCCTAAGCCCATAGAGACAGTTGGAAATTGCCAGAAGTTCGGCATGAGCCAGGGGTGAGGGTAAGATGAAAGTCCACCGCCGCGCGGTAACTCTTGGCGGAAGTGTTCGAGGTTTTCTTCTGTCAATCGGCCTTCCACAAAAGCACGCGCATAAACACCGGGAGACGCATGCCCTTGAAAATAAACGACATCACCAGAGTGGTCTTCGGTTCGAGAATGGAAGAAATGGTTAAAACCGATTTCACAGAGTGTTGCAGCCGAAGCATAAGTTGAAATATGTCCGCCAATGCCATCGTGATCTTTATTAGCGCGTACAACCATCGCCATTGCATTCCAGCGGATGATACTTTTGATGCGTCTTTCAATTTCGCGATTGCCGGGAAAAGGAGTTTGTGCTTCCAGAGGAATCGTGTTGATGTAGGGTGTATTCGCAGTGAAAGGCATCGTCACACCTTGACGATAGGCTCGTTCCTGCAATACTGCCAACACATTTTTTACTCTCTCTTTACCATACCGGATGATGAGATCGTCCAGTGATTCAAACCATTCTTCAAGTTCTGCTGGGTCGACACCAGGCACAGCACCTGTAACTGTTTGTTCTGCCATGAGATAAGGTTCTTTCAACCTGTTAAGTATGTTCAATGTACAATTTAATTTCGAAAGATCTCTTGTAGAGACCCTTGAAAAGAAATCACATAGATGAGTTACGAAACAATTCTAGGAATGAATCGTGGTTAAGGAAACTAAATTGGATCTTTTTTGAGTGTATTCAGCAAGTGCCAAGAATTTAGAATGCAACGATACATCTCAGTTAGGAGAATGCTAACTAATTCTAGTCAAATTTGCGAGTCATAGCATCAGATGTAAACTGTTTACCAGACATAGCAAACGTCAAAGGTGGTTGGTAAGCAACTTGTGAACGGTATGGAATGAAAACGTGTCATTTTTTTAAGCTAATTTTGATGTGAAAGGGGAGTGTCGTTCTTTTTTCTTGATCGGCTATTTGTCATGGTTTCGTGAATGATCTCTTATTCTGCTTGTTTTTTCTATATCTGCTATTTTCCCAGGTGAGAGGGGATGTATCAGAAAATGAGAATTCAATTTATTTAAAATAAAAGTCATGTTGTAAAATATTATATAGATTATAATTATGATTTTTTGTTTGAATTTAAACAAATATTGCTGTCAAAATTGTTTTTTTGTGTAATATCATCTACGATACTGTTCAGATTTTGTCAATGATTTAAGATCAAATACTATCGAGTCAGTCCTATGTATAGCTCAGTAGCGATCAATCGGTCACAGCGAGATTCGTTTTCTCAATTGGGAGCCCGCGCTTTTCTTAGTGATCGAGCAAAGATGTGTTCGTGTGATTTAAAAGTTCAAAAGAATACAGCAAATACTCATAAAGCGGTGCGCAAAAAAAAATACTGTGTTACAAAGGAGTTGCAGAAGCGTGCTGAAAGAATCGTTGCCAAAAAAATTGAATACGTGTTTCATGATGAGTTTGATATGGAAGACGCTTGTGATCAAATCTTAGGACCGCTTCAAGAATTGTGTACTGAATTAAATCCTGATTCAGAACATGATTTTAGCGCTTCCTCATCTGAGTATGTCGCGCTTTACACTGTGCCCTTGTTAGAAAAGGAACACGAATCCATACTGTTCAAAGGCATGAACTATTTGAAGTATCGAGCTGCAATATTGAGGGATAGTATTGACTTGAAGTCCCCATGCATTGGGCTATTGGACAGAATTGAACAAATGCTTAAAGATGCGCAACAGCTACGGAATTATATTATCCAAGCCAATTTGAGGTTAGTTGTTTCCATCGCAAAAAACTTGTCTGATCGAGCGAATTTGTTTGACGATCTCATCAGTGACGCACACCTGCCTCTGATTCGTGCGGTGGAAATATTCGATGTCGGAAGAGGAAACCGATTTAGCACTTACGGAACCTGGGCTGTTCGAAATTATTTGTTCCGGTCGACAAAAAAAGGACGTAAATATAGGAAAATGTTCCAGAACAGTGTGGAACCTGTTGCCTTGGGTTTGACTGATTATCGCTCGACTCAGCGTTCTGAGGAGTCTTATCATGCTATTATTCAGGGAGTTCTGCAAAAGGTAATGAATTCATTGGATGAACGAGAACAGTGGATACTGAAACGCCGATTTGGATTACACCACTCGAACACCCCCCAAAAGTTTCGTGAAATCGCCGAAGATTTGGGAGTCAGCACAGAACGAGTACGTCAATTGACGATCCGATCGTTGCAGCGACTGAGAGAGGTCGCTGAGGAACAAAACCTCGATATCCCAGAATTCATTTGAGTTCCCTCAAAAGAATCCATTGTTCCTAATTGGTATCATCATCAACGTATGGTATAAGGAAGTGATGCTTTTTAAGTCCTAAAAGCCATTTTCTCGAGTTTTTCCATAATTGAAGTACCATGAGTCCCCCGACAGCTCCACAAGAACCAGATGCCGAATCAGATCAACCTACGGCTCATGCAGACTTAGTTCGTCTACAGAAATTTCTTGCCTCAACAGGTTTAGGGTCCCGTCGACATTGTGAAGAGTACATTGAAACAGGACGGGTTACTGTCGATGGTGAGGAAGTGATTGAGTTAGGTGCGAAGATTGACCCGGAGACACAGGTGATCTGTGTCGATGGAGAGCGGGTTCGCCTTCAACCCAAACGTTATTACCTGTTGAATAAACCGTCAGGCTTTCTTTGCACGAACAATGATCCTGCAGGGAGAAGAAGAGTCATCGACCTTTT
The Gimesia aquarii DNA segment above includes these coding regions:
- the aceE gene encoding pyruvate dehydrogenase (acetyl-transferring), homodimeric type, producing the protein MAEQTVTGAVPGVDPAELEEWFESLDDLIIRYGKERVKNVLAVLQERAYRQGVTMPFTANTPYINTIPLEAQTPFPGNREIERRIKSIIRWNAMAMVVRANKDHDGIGGHISTYASAATLCEIGFNHFFHSRTEDHSGDVVYFQGHASPGVYARAFVEGRLTEENLEHFRQELPRGGGLSSYPHPWLMPNFWQFPTVSMGLGPIMSIYHARFLRYLHNRGIMDTSKSKVWCFVGDGETDEPETLGAITLASREHLDNLIFVINCNLQRLDGPVRGNGKIIQELEAAFRGAGWNCIKVVWGSDWDHLLAEDDDGHLVKRMGEVVDGQYQKYVVESGSYIREHFFGENPELSKMAEHLSDDQIKRMNRGGHDPEKVYAAYNAAVNHTDSPTVILAKTIKGYGLGEAGEGRNVAHNVKKANEDELRDFRSRFGIPIRDEDVKNTPFYRPEDSSPEMEYLQKRREELGGYLPQRTPTEERMETPTLESLDRFMTSMAGKTGSTTGAFGILLGNLLRDKVIGKRIVPIIPDEARTFGMEGLFKQCGIYASQGQLYEPVDRDQLMYYKEAKDGQILEEGINEAGAISSFIAAGTAYANQGVNMIPFYIYYSMFGFQRVGDLVWAAADSRTKGFLLGGTSGRTTLNGEGLQHQDGHSHLMATTVPTLHAYDPAYAYELAVIIQEGLRRMYQEGEEIFYYLSVYNENYEMEPMPEGDDVADGIIKGLYKFRSQDVEKPSVAMRPQLFGSGPILREVLRAQEILAEKYGIATDVWSVTSYTQLARDLKDVERFNRLNPESDQQKSYLETIFDGVAGPFIASSDNIKLVADQIREGIPGYYCVLGTDGFGRSETRESLRRHFEIDAENVVVATLHSLAEEGQFDKKQLATAVNELGIDPEKINPRTA
- a CDS encoding sigma-70 family RNA polymerase sigma factor encodes the protein MYSSVAINRSQRDSFSQLGARAFLSDRAKMCSCDLKVQKNTANTHKAVRKKKYCVTKELQKRAERIVAKKIEYVFHDEFDMEDACDQILGPLQELCTELNPDSEHDFSASSSEYVALYTVPLLEKEHESILFKGMNYLKYRAAILRDSIDLKSPCIGLLDRIEQMLKDAQQLRNYIIQANLRLVVSIAKNLSDRANLFDDLISDAHLPLIRAVEIFDVGRGNRFSTYGTWAVRNYLFRSTKKGRKYRKMFQNSVEPVALGLTDYRSTQRSEESYHAIIQGVLQKVMNSLDEREQWILKRRFGLHHSNTPQKFREIAEDLGVSTERVRQLTIRSLQRLREVAEEQNLDIPEFI